A single window of Sparus aurata chromosome 22, fSpaAur1.1, whole genome shotgun sequence DNA harbors:
- the rnf8 gene encoding E3 ubiquitin-protein ligase rnf8 isoform X1, translated as METVTTDSSAAEEDECSDSEVLCLMRVGRNSDWLRLFDNTEITIGRGVDVTYQLLSPSCPLMISRLHCTFKQREDGQWTVTDRKSLNGVWVNGNRIPAEETHQLRLGDSIQLGVAVIGTKAEFDYILVQRPLKDIKLYLAKGHGQGAKAAHVSKKPKRKLAVEEVEPSTSKPKLYRCSSADKSFAKPCPLSPVKRQQWPSHSHPEETGTSRQVQEVDRPSDGSNTPCDIDNLQMYSQNILMLREQVDDTQRQVASLGGEPQKTDPLREEQVKELQGQLETLRAKMHRMETLEKSFSETKRQLEAQKTQQQEELLKKQLEDALQEQKKVIGELSLSREAFEEILSAKNKELEVTKEEKEKARAQKEEVVTQVTEVLENELQCIICSELFIEAVILNCAHSFCCHCIKQWRKKKDECPICRQAIQSQTRCLALDNCINSMVENLSLDMKARRQTLITERKAADSAQVLVIHDDDSSSSSSSSDSDVSDGSMVSIDSSLSSVVSVDTDSSIHLDSSPPYSGYSDESVDEFED; from the exons ATGGAGACTGTAACGACAGACTCTTCTGCGGCTGAGGAGGATGAATGTTCGGACTCAGAGGTTTTATGTTTGATGAGAGTCGGGAGAAACTCAGACTGGCTCCGCTTGTTCGACAATACTGAG ATCACCATTGGACGTGGTGTGGATGTAACCTACCAGCTCTTGTCTCCAAGCTGTCCTCTGATGATCTCCAGACTGCACTGCACTTTCAAGCAAAGGGAAGATGGCCAGTGGACAGTGACAGATAGGAAG AGTCTGAACGGTGTGTGGGTGAATGGAAACCGCATTCCTGCGGAAGAAACCCATCAGCTGAGGCTGGGAGACTCCATACAACTTGGGGTTGCTGTAATCGGAACCAAAGCCGAGTTTGACTACATCCTCGTCCAGCGGCCGCTCAAAGACATTAAACTGTACCTGGCAAAGGGACATGGACAAGGGGCTAAAGCAGCTCACGTTTCCAAGAAGCCTAAGAGGAAGCTGGCCGTGGAAGAGGTTGAACCGTCTACCTCAAAGCCAAAGCTCTACCGCTGCTCTTCTGCAGACAAGTCTTTTGCAAAGCCCTGTCCTCTGTCACCAGTGAAACGCCAGCAGTGGCCCAGTCACAGCCATCCAGAGGAAACTGGAACCAGTAGACAAGTCCAGGAAGTAGATCGGCCCTCAGATGGCTCCAACACTCCTTGTGACATAGATAACTTGCAGAT GTACAGCCAGAACATTCTGATGCTGAGGGAGCAGGTGGACGACACCCAGAGGCAGGTAGCATCGCTGGGGGGAGAACCCCAGAAGACGGACCCGCTCAGGGAGGAGCAGGTCAAGGAGCTGCAAGGTCAGCTGGAGACGCTCAGAGCGAAGATGCACCGAATGGAGACGTTGGAGAAGTCCTTCAGTGAAACTAAGAGGCAACTTGAG gcacagaaaacacagcaacaagaggaactgttgaagaaacagttGGAAGATGCACTGCAAGAG CAAAAGAAAGTTATAGGCGAACTTTCTCTTTCTCGGGAAGCCTTTGAAGAGATTCTCTCGGCCAAAAACAAAGAGCTGGAAGTGACAAAG gaggaaaaagaaaaggcaaggGCCCAAAAAGAGGAAGTAGTCACACAAGTGACTGAAGTTCTGGAGAACGAGCTTCAGTGCATCATTTGCTCAGAGCTCTTCATCGAG GCAGTCATCCTGAACTGCGCCCACAGCTTCTGCTGCCACTGCATCAAGCAGTGGCGTAAAAAGAAAGACGAATGTCCCATCTGCCGTCAAGCCATCCAGTCCCAGACCCGCTGCCTGGCCCTGGACAACTGCATCAACAGCATGGTGGAAAACCTGAGCCTGGACATGAAGGCGAGGCGGCAGACGCTCATCACTGAGAGGAAAG cAGCTGACTCTGCTCAGGTGTTGGTGATccatgatgatgacagcagcagcagcagcagcagcagtgacagtgacGTCAGTGATGGCAGTATGGTGTCCATAGACAGTAGCCTCAGCTCTGTTGTCTCTGTGGACACAGACAGTAGCATCCACTTGGACTCCAGTCCGCCCTACAGTGGTTACTCTGATGAAAGTGTTGATGAGTTTGAGGATTAG
- the rnf8 gene encoding E3 ubiquitin-protein ligase rnf8 isoform X2, translating into METVTTDSSAAEEDECSDSEVLCLMRVGRNSDWLRLFDNTEITIGRGVDVTYQLLSPSCPLMISRLHCTFKQREDGQWTVTDRKSLNGVWVNGNRIPAEETHQLRLGDSIQLGVAVIGTKAEFDYILVQRPLKDIKLYLAKGHGQGAKAAHVSKKPKRKLAVEEVEPSTSKPKLYRCSSADKSFAKPCPLSPVKRQQWPSHSHPEETGTSRQVQEVDRPSDGSNTPCDIDNLQMYSQNILMLREQVDDTQRQVASLGGEPQKTDPLREEQVKELQGQLETLRAKMHRMETLEKSFSETKRQLEAQKTQQQEELLKKQLEDALQEQKKVIGELSLSREAFEEILSAKNKELEVTKEEKEKARAQKEEVVTQVTEVLENELQCIICSELFIEAVILNCAHSFCCHCIKQWRKKKDECPICRQAIQSQTRCLALDNCINSMVENLSLDMKARRQTLITERKADSAQVLVIHDDDSSSSSSSSDSDVSDGSMVSIDSSLSSVVSVDTDSSIHLDSSPPYSGYSDESVDEFED; encoded by the exons ATGGAGACTGTAACGACAGACTCTTCTGCGGCTGAGGAGGATGAATGTTCGGACTCAGAGGTTTTATGTTTGATGAGAGTCGGGAGAAACTCAGACTGGCTCCGCTTGTTCGACAATACTGAG ATCACCATTGGACGTGGTGTGGATGTAACCTACCAGCTCTTGTCTCCAAGCTGTCCTCTGATGATCTCCAGACTGCACTGCACTTTCAAGCAAAGGGAAGATGGCCAGTGGACAGTGACAGATAGGAAG AGTCTGAACGGTGTGTGGGTGAATGGAAACCGCATTCCTGCGGAAGAAACCCATCAGCTGAGGCTGGGAGACTCCATACAACTTGGGGTTGCTGTAATCGGAACCAAAGCCGAGTTTGACTACATCCTCGTCCAGCGGCCGCTCAAAGACATTAAACTGTACCTGGCAAAGGGACATGGACAAGGGGCTAAAGCAGCTCACGTTTCCAAGAAGCCTAAGAGGAAGCTGGCCGTGGAAGAGGTTGAACCGTCTACCTCAAAGCCAAAGCTCTACCGCTGCTCTTCTGCAGACAAGTCTTTTGCAAAGCCCTGTCCTCTGTCACCAGTGAAACGCCAGCAGTGGCCCAGTCACAGCCATCCAGAGGAAACTGGAACCAGTAGACAAGTCCAGGAAGTAGATCGGCCCTCAGATGGCTCCAACACTCCTTGTGACATAGATAACTTGCAGAT GTACAGCCAGAACATTCTGATGCTGAGGGAGCAGGTGGACGACACCCAGAGGCAGGTAGCATCGCTGGGGGGAGAACCCCAGAAGACGGACCCGCTCAGGGAGGAGCAGGTCAAGGAGCTGCAAGGTCAGCTGGAGACGCTCAGAGCGAAGATGCACCGAATGGAGACGTTGGAGAAGTCCTTCAGTGAAACTAAGAGGCAACTTGAG gcacagaaaacacagcaacaagaggaactgttgaagaaacagttGGAAGATGCACTGCAAGAG CAAAAGAAAGTTATAGGCGAACTTTCTCTTTCTCGGGAAGCCTTTGAAGAGATTCTCTCGGCCAAAAACAAAGAGCTGGAAGTGACAAAG gaggaaaaagaaaaggcaaggGCCCAAAAAGAGGAAGTAGTCACACAAGTGACTGAAGTTCTGGAGAACGAGCTTCAGTGCATCATTTGCTCAGAGCTCTTCATCGAG GCAGTCATCCTGAACTGCGCCCACAGCTTCTGCTGCCACTGCATCAAGCAGTGGCGTAAAAAGAAAGACGAATGTCCCATCTGCCGTCAAGCCATCCAGTCCCAGACCCGCTGCCTGGCCCTGGACAACTGCATCAACAGCATGGTGGAAAACCTGAGCCTGGACATGAAGGCGAGGCGGCAGACGCTCATCACTGAGAGGAAAG CTGACTCTGCTCAGGTGTTGGTGATccatgatgatgacagcagcagcagcagcagcagcagtgacagtgacGTCAGTGATGGCAGTATGGTGTCCATAGACAGTAGCCTCAGCTCTGTTGTCTCTGTGGACACAGACAGTAGCATCCACTTGGACTCCAGTCCGCCCTACAGTGGTTACTCTGATGAAAGTGTTGATGAGTTTGAGGATTAG
- the rnf8 gene encoding E3 ubiquitin-protein ligase rnf8 isoform X4, giving the protein METVTTDSSAAEEDECSDSEVLCLMRVGRNSDWLRLFDNTEITIGRGVDVTYQLLSPSCPLMISRLHCTFKQREDGQWTVTDRKSLNGVWVNGNRIPAEETHQLRLGDSIQLGVAVIGTKAEFDYILVQRPLKDIKLYLAKGHGQGAKAAHVSKKPKRKLAVEEVEPSTSKPKLYRCSSADKSFAKPCPLSPVKRQQWPSHSHPEETGTSRQVQEVDRPSDGSNTPCDIDNLQMYSQNILMLREQVDDTQRQVASLGGEPQKTDPLREEQVKELQGQLETLRAKMHRMETLEKSFSETKRQLEAQKTQQQEELLKKQLEDALQEQKKVIGELSLSREAFEEILSAKNKELEVTKEEKEKARAQKEEVVTQVTEVLENELQCIICSELFIEAVILNCAHSFCCHCIKQWRKKKDECPICRQAIQSQTRCLALDNCINSMVENLSLDMKARRQTLITERKGES; this is encoded by the exons ATGGAGACTGTAACGACAGACTCTTCTGCGGCTGAGGAGGATGAATGTTCGGACTCAGAGGTTTTATGTTTGATGAGAGTCGGGAGAAACTCAGACTGGCTCCGCTTGTTCGACAATACTGAG ATCACCATTGGACGTGGTGTGGATGTAACCTACCAGCTCTTGTCTCCAAGCTGTCCTCTGATGATCTCCAGACTGCACTGCACTTTCAAGCAAAGGGAAGATGGCCAGTGGACAGTGACAGATAGGAAG AGTCTGAACGGTGTGTGGGTGAATGGAAACCGCATTCCTGCGGAAGAAACCCATCAGCTGAGGCTGGGAGACTCCATACAACTTGGGGTTGCTGTAATCGGAACCAAAGCCGAGTTTGACTACATCCTCGTCCAGCGGCCGCTCAAAGACATTAAACTGTACCTGGCAAAGGGACATGGACAAGGGGCTAAAGCAGCTCACGTTTCCAAGAAGCCTAAGAGGAAGCTGGCCGTGGAAGAGGTTGAACCGTCTACCTCAAAGCCAAAGCTCTACCGCTGCTCTTCTGCAGACAAGTCTTTTGCAAAGCCCTGTCCTCTGTCACCAGTGAAACGCCAGCAGTGGCCCAGTCACAGCCATCCAGAGGAAACTGGAACCAGTAGACAAGTCCAGGAAGTAGATCGGCCCTCAGATGGCTCCAACACTCCTTGTGACATAGATAACTTGCAGAT GTACAGCCAGAACATTCTGATGCTGAGGGAGCAGGTGGACGACACCCAGAGGCAGGTAGCATCGCTGGGGGGAGAACCCCAGAAGACGGACCCGCTCAGGGAGGAGCAGGTCAAGGAGCTGCAAGGTCAGCTGGAGACGCTCAGAGCGAAGATGCACCGAATGGAGACGTTGGAGAAGTCCTTCAGTGAAACTAAGAGGCAACTTGAG gcacagaaaacacagcaacaagaggaactgttgaagaaacagttGGAAGATGCACTGCAAGAG CAAAAGAAAGTTATAGGCGAACTTTCTCTTTCTCGGGAAGCCTTTGAAGAGATTCTCTCGGCCAAAAACAAAGAGCTGGAAGTGACAAAG gaggaaaaagaaaaggcaaggGCCCAAAAAGAGGAAGTAGTCACACAAGTGACTGAAGTTCTGGAGAACGAGCTTCAGTGCATCATTTGCTCAGAGCTCTTCATCGAG GCAGTCATCCTGAACTGCGCCCACAGCTTCTGCTGCCACTGCATCAAGCAGTGGCGTAAAAAGAAAGACGAATGTCCCATCTGCCGTCAAGCCATCCAGTCCCAGACCCGCTGCCTGGCCCTGGACAACTGCATCAACAGCATGGTGGAAAACCTGAGCCTGGACATGAAGGCGAGGCGGCAGACGCTCATCACTGAGAGGAAAGGTGAGAG CTGA
- the aida gene encoding axin interactor, dorsalization-associated protein isoform X2 produces the protein MSDVNKTIQKWHASFRKGTDFDSWGQLVEAIDEYQILARQLQKEVQSTNSTDFTEEQKKTLGKVATCLEMRSASLQCTQSNEEFKLEELKKLETIIQNILTYNKEFPFDVQPVPSRKILAPGEEENLELEEEEDAAAGAGSTEAFPPRAPGTLLPRLPSEPGMSLLTIKIEKIGLKDAGQCIDPYMTISVKDLNGIDLNPVQDTPVATRKEDTYIHFSVDVEIQRHVEKLPKGAAIFFEFKHYKPKKRFTSTKCFAFMEMDEIKPGPIVIELYKKPTDFKRKKLQLLTKKQLYLHLHQTLHKDS, from the exons ATGTCTGATGTCAACAAGACTATTCAGAAATGGCACGCCAGTTTTAGGAAAGGCACAGACTTTGACTCGTGGGGACAATTAGTGGAGGCTATAGATGAGTACCAAAT tctGGCGAGACAGCTGCAGAAAGAGGTCCAGTCTACAAATTCAACAGACTtcacagaggagcagaag aaaactttAGGAAAGGTTGCAACATGCCTGGAGATGAGAAGTGCCAGTTTGCag TGCACACAGTCAAACGAGGAGTTCAAGTTAGAAGAACTGAAGAAACTGGAAACCA TAATTCAAAATATACTGACCTACAACAAAGAATTCCCCTTTGATGTCCAACCAGTGCCCTCCAG GAAAATCCTCGCTCCAGGCGAGGAGGAGAacctggagctggaggaggaggaggatgctgcagcaggagctggttCTACAGAAGCCTTCCCCCCACGGGCCCCCG GTACCTTGTTGCCACGGTTACCCTCAGAGCCTGGGATGTCCCTACTTACTATAAAGATTGAAAAAATTGGGTTGAAGGATGCCGGCCAGTGCATCGACCCTTACATGACCATTAGTGTCAAAG ACTTAAATGGTATAGACTTGAACCCCGTGCAGGACACCCCTGTAGCCACCAGGAAGGAAGATACCTACATTCATTTCAGTGTGGACGTGGAGATCCAGAGACATGTGGAGAAATTACCAAAAG GAGCAGCTATATTCTTTGAATTCAAGCACTACAAACCTAAAAAGAGGTTTACCAGCACAAAATGTTTTGCCTTCATGGAAATGGACGAGATCAAACCCGGCCCCATCGTCATTGAACT GTACAAGAAGCCCACAGACTTCAAGAGGAAGAAACTGCAGCTTCTAACAAAGAAACAACTCTATCTCCATCTTCATCAGACATTACACAAGGACAGCTAA
- the rnf8 gene encoding E3 ubiquitin-protein ligase rnf8 isoform X3, with translation METVTTDSSAAEEDECSDSEVLCLMRVGRNSDWLRLFDNTEITIGRGVDVTYQLLSPSCPLMISRLHCTFKQREDGQWTVTDRKSLNGVWVNGNRIPAEETHQLRLGDSIQLGVAVIGTKAEFDYILVQRPLKDIKLYLAKGHGQGAKAAHVSKKPKRKLAVEEVEPSTSKPKLYRCSSADKSFAKPCPLSPVKRQQWPSHSHPEETGTSRQVQEVDRPSDGSNTPCDIDNLQMYSQNILMLREQVDDTQRQVASLGGEPQKTDPLREEQVKELQGQLETLRAKMHRMETLEKSFSETKRQLEAQKTQQQEELLKKQLEDALQEQKKVIGELSLSREAFEEILSAKNKELEVTKEEKEKARAQKEEVVTQVTEVLENELQCIICSELFIEAVILNCAHSFCCHCIKQWRKKKDECPICRQAIQSQTRCLALDNCINSMVENLSLDMKARRQTLITERKGESS, from the exons ATGGAGACTGTAACGACAGACTCTTCTGCGGCTGAGGAGGATGAATGTTCGGACTCAGAGGTTTTATGTTTGATGAGAGTCGGGAGAAACTCAGACTGGCTCCGCTTGTTCGACAATACTGAG ATCACCATTGGACGTGGTGTGGATGTAACCTACCAGCTCTTGTCTCCAAGCTGTCCTCTGATGATCTCCAGACTGCACTGCACTTTCAAGCAAAGGGAAGATGGCCAGTGGACAGTGACAGATAGGAAG AGTCTGAACGGTGTGTGGGTGAATGGAAACCGCATTCCTGCGGAAGAAACCCATCAGCTGAGGCTGGGAGACTCCATACAACTTGGGGTTGCTGTAATCGGAACCAAAGCCGAGTTTGACTACATCCTCGTCCAGCGGCCGCTCAAAGACATTAAACTGTACCTGGCAAAGGGACATGGACAAGGGGCTAAAGCAGCTCACGTTTCCAAGAAGCCTAAGAGGAAGCTGGCCGTGGAAGAGGTTGAACCGTCTACCTCAAAGCCAAAGCTCTACCGCTGCTCTTCTGCAGACAAGTCTTTTGCAAAGCCCTGTCCTCTGTCACCAGTGAAACGCCAGCAGTGGCCCAGTCACAGCCATCCAGAGGAAACTGGAACCAGTAGACAAGTCCAGGAAGTAGATCGGCCCTCAGATGGCTCCAACACTCCTTGTGACATAGATAACTTGCAGAT GTACAGCCAGAACATTCTGATGCTGAGGGAGCAGGTGGACGACACCCAGAGGCAGGTAGCATCGCTGGGGGGAGAACCCCAGAAGACGGACCCGCTCAGGGAGGAGCAGGTCAAGGAGCTGCAAGGTCAGCTGGAGACGCTCAGAGCGAAGATGCACCGAATGGAGACGTTGGAGAAGTCCTTCAGTGAAACTAAGAGGCAACTTGAG gcacagaaaacacagcaacaagaggaactgttgaagaaacagttGGAAGATGCACTGCAAGAG CAAAAGAAAGTTATAGGCGAACTTTCTCTTTCTCGGGAAGCCTTTGAAGAGATTCTCTCGGCCAAAAACAAAGAGCTGGAAGTGACAAAG gaggaaaaagaaaaggcaaggGCCCAAAAAGAGGAAGTAGTCACACAAGTGACTGAAGTTCTGGAGAACGAGCTTCAGTGCATCATTTGCTCAGAGCTCTTCATCGAG GCAGTCATCCTGAACTGCGCCCACAGCTTCTGCTGCCACTGCATCAAGCAGTGGCGTAAAAAGAAAGACGAATGTCCCATCTGCCGTCAAGCCATCCAGTCCCAGACCCGCTGCCTGGCCCTGGACAACTGCATCAACAGCATGGTGGAAAACCTGAGCCTGGACATGAAGGCGAGGCGGCAGACGCTCATCACTGAGAGGAAAGGTGAGAG cAGCTGA
- the aida gene encoding axin interactor, dorsalization-associated protein isoform X1, whose amino-acid sequence MSDVNKTIQKWHASFRKGTDFDSWGQLVEAIDEYQILARQLQKEVQSTNSTDFTEEQKKTLGKVATCLEMRSASLQCTQSNEEFKLEELKKLETIIQNILTYNKEFPFDVQPVPSRKILAPGEEENLELEEEEDAAAGAGSTEAFPPRAPASQGTLLPRLPSEPGMSLLTIKIEKIGLKDAGQCIDPYMTISVKDLNGIDLNPVQDTPVATRKEDTYIHFSVDVEIQRHVEKLPKGAAIFFEFKHYKPKKRFTSTKCFAFMEMDEIKPGPIVIELYKKPTDFKRKKLQLLTKKQLYLHLHQTLHKDS is encoded by the exons ATGTCTGATGTCAACAAGACTATTCAGAAATGGCACGCCAGTTTTAGGAAAGGCACAGACTTTGACTCGTGGGGACAATTAGTGGAGGCTATAGATGAGTACCAAAT tctGGCGAGACAGCTGCAGAAAGAGGTCCAGTCTACAAATTCAACAGACTtcacagaggagcagaag aaaactttAGGAAAGGTTGCAACATGCCTGGAGATGAGAAGTGCCAGTTTGCag TGCACACAGTCAAACGAGGAGTTCAAGTTAGAAGAACTGAAGAAACTGGAAACCA TAATTCAAAATATACTGACCTACAACAAAGAATTCCCCTTTGATGTCCAACCAGTGCCCTCCAG GAAAATCCTCGCTCCAGGCGAGGAGGAGAacctggagctggaggaggaggaggatgctgcagcaggagctggttCTACAGAAGCCTTCCCCCCACGGGCCCCCG CTTCGCAAG GTACCTTGTTGCCACGGTTACCCTCAGAGCCTGGGATGTCCCTACTTACTATAAAGATTGAAAAAATTGGGTTGAAGGATGCCGGCCAGTGCATCGACCCTTACATGACCATTAGTGTCAAAG ACTTAAATGGTATAGACTTGAACCCCGTGCAGGACACCCCTGTAGCCACCAGGAAGGAAGATACCTACATTCATTTCAGTGTGGACGTGGAGATCCAGAGACATGTGGAGAAATTACCAAAAG GAGCAGCTATATTCTTTGAATTCAAGCACTACAAACCTAAAAAGAGGTTTACCAGCACAAAATGTTTTGCCTTCATGGAAATGGACGAGATCAAACCCGGCCCCATCGTCATTGAACT GTACAAGAAGCCCACAGACTTCAAGAGGAAGAAACTGCAGCTTCTAACAAAGAAACAACTCTATCTCCATCTTCATCAGACATTACACAAGGACAGCTAA